The proteins below come from a single Crossiella sp. CA-258035 genomic window:
- a CDS encoding DNRLRE domain-containing protein: MPVRRVAVVLALVSVLVPVGSAQSRPQPVEVVDARTEYSSTFANPDGSRTLVLHTGPVHVRDGAGWRPVDLTLRAGADGRVEPVAHPRRLSLGGQGSTELARMVDGQTRFSRAWPTPLPAPVLAGNRATYPGARPGEDLVVTVTRSGFTQRLVPSGGTATLTVASERAESEASDVVAEPASVSLGPVLDTYVQSNILTAPMGHQPDIRVGTFDGTIVARSFLSWQLAELRGKQVRRAELKLWNWHSWSCQARAWQVWETGAADAKTAWSRQPAWLRQVAGSTKTLGHSASCPDGAVEVELTGLVREWARGGAELGGLGLRAENEADVFGWKKWSASEASEGRPPRLEVTYQHG, translated from the coding sequence ATGCCCGTGCGCCGTGTCGCAGTTGTCCTTGCCCTTGTCAGCGTTCTTGTCCCGGTTGGATCCGCGCAGTCGCGTCCGCAGCCAGTCGAAGTCGTAGATGCCCGGACCGAGTACTCGTCGACGTTCGCCAACCCTGATGGCTCCCGAACGCTGGTGCTGCACACCGGGCCGGTTCATGTTCGGGACGGCGCTGGTTGGCGGCCGGTCGATCTCACGTTGCGGGCGGGCGCGGACGGGCGGGTCGAGCCGGTGGCGCATCCGCGGCGGTTGAGCCTCGGTGGGCAGGGGAGCACGGAGCTGGCGCGAATGGTGGACGGGCAGACTCGGTTCAGCCGAGCGTGGCCGACGCCGCTGCCGGCCCCGGTGCTGGCGGGCAATCGCGCCACCTACCCCGGCGCGCGGCCTGGTGAGGACCTGGTGGTGACGGTGACGCGCAGTGGCTTCACCCAGCGTCTGGTGCCCAGTGGCGGAACGGCGACGCTGACGGTGGCGAGCGAACGTGCCGAGAGCGAGGCGTCGGATGTGGTTGCCGAGCCGGCGAGTGTGTCGCTGGGGCCGGTATTGGACACCTACGTGCAGAGCAACATTCTGACCGCGCCGATGGGGCACCAGCCGGACATCCGGGTCGGGACGTTCGACGGGACGATCGTGGCGCGGTCGTTTCTCAGCTGGCAGTTGGCGGAGCTGCGGGGCAAGCAGGTCCGGCGAGCGGAGCTGAAGCTGTGGAACTGGCACTCGTGGTCTTGTCAGGCTCGAGCCTGGCAGGTGTGGGAGACCGGGGCCGCTGACGCGAAGACCGCTTGGAGCAGGCAGCCGGCGTGGTTGCGGCAGGTGGCCGGTTCGACGAAGACCCTGGGGCACTCGGCGAGTTGCCCGGATGGTGCCGTCGAGGTGGAGCTGACCGGGCTGGTACGTGAGTGGGCTCGTGGCGGTGCTGAGCTGGGTGGGCTGGGTTTGCGGGCTGAGAACGAAGCCGACGTGTTCGGGTGGAAGAAGTGGTCGGCGAGTGAGGCCAGCGAGGGACGGCCGCCTCGGCTGGAAGTGACCTACCAGCACGGATAA
- a CDS encoding DUF222 domain-containing protein, whose protein sequence is MTTDLRKQLRDQWRQLTRLQAEFSRTIGEADARADYKLDRHTSMRSWLVGELRMTGSEASQRVCVARQLRELPKVATLFTEGELPYPHVSLLARTRVGIGATAFTAALPDLLTTARTLDASRFREHVRQVRREHTTTRRGTAQDQPERGRLAIRTYEDGTVTLHGRLDQPGGATLQEALNTVMPTPTGKAPTPKSERRAEALVTLCSRQLSTMRHTKSRTIPSWLGARMRPRHPNRHATPKHRVSGARSSVIDLPPLRAAATHTPAAIASPGPIPLPRRDQEPTSRMAPGRKLTHAAARAGRWGARTT, encoded by the coding sequence ATGACGACTGACCTGCGAAAACAACTCCGCGACCAGTGGCGGCAGCTCACCCGGCTCCAAGCCGAGTTCAGCCGCACCATCGGCGAGGCCGACGCCCGCGCCGACTACAAGCTCGACCGCCACACTTCGATGCGATCTTGGTTGGTCGGCGAATTGCGGATGACCGGATCCGAGGCGTCTCAACGGGTCTGCGTCGCCCGGCAACTCCGCGAGCTCCCCAAGGTCGCCACTCTGTTCACCGAAGGCGAACTTCCTTATCCCCACGTAAGCCTGCTCGCCCGGACCCGCGTGGGAATCGGGGCCACCGCGTTCACCGCCGCACTGCCGGACCTGCTGACAACAGCCCGAACCCTCGACGCGAGCCGCTTCCGCGAACACGTCCGGCAAGTCCGCAGGGAGCACACCACCACCCGCCGAGGCACTGCCCAGGATCAGCCTGAACGCGGCCGCCTGGCCATCCGCACCTACGAGGACGGCACCGTCACCCTGCACGGCAGGTTGGACCAGCCCGGCGGTGCGACCCTGCAAGAGGCGCTGAACACCGTCATGCCCACGCCAACCGGCAAGGCGCCAACCCCGAAATCCGAACGCCGGGCCGAGGCACTGGTCACCTTGTGCAGCCGCCAACTCAGCACGATGCGACACACCAAATCCCGCACGATCCCCAGCTGGCTGGGCGCCCGCATGCGCCCACGCCACCCCAACCGCCACGCCACGCCCAAGCACCGCGTCAGCGGTGCCCGCTCGTCCGTGATCGACCTCCCGCCGCTTCGTGCGGCAGCCACCCACACCCCGGCCGCCATCGCCTCGCCCGGCCCCATCCCCCTGCCGCGCCGAGACCAGGAACCGACGTCACGCATGGCTCCGGGCAGGAAGCTCACCCACGCCGCAGCTCGAGCCGGCAGATGGGGCGCTCGAACTACGTGA
- a CDS encoding aminotransferase class V-fold PLP-dependent enzyme, with amino-acid sequence MRPTPEHRFDAPPGYLNTASIGIPPAFVADAVSDSITRWRTGADAAPDFDEHVAQARAGFAALVGVPPEQVASGASVSQLVALVAGSIPDGTRVLTVSDDFTSVTFPFAAQAHRGITVTEIELEKLASTVDQADLIAVSLVQSATGAVLDTSVLREATSAAGVPVLLDVSQAAGWLPLSLDWADWVVGAAYKWLLSPRGAAWLAVRPDALERTRPLAANWYAGEDPWASIYGLPLRLASDARRLDLSPAWLAQVGAAAAIPWLAGLDLGAVRDHCLGLANAVRRGLELPEGGSAITSLALSTDQIGRLRAAGVRFSMRAGRARLSFHLYNTAADVDLVLDALT; translated from the coding sequence GTGCGCCCCACCCCAGAACACAGGTTCGATGCACCGCCCGGCTACCTGAACACCGCCAGCATCGGCATCCCACCCGCCTTCGTAGCCGACGCCGTCAGCGACTCCATCACCCGCTGGCGCACCGGCGCCGACGCCGCCCCGGACTTCGACGAGCACGTGGCCCAAGCCCGCGCCGGCTTCGCCGCCCTCGTCGGTGTCCCACCGGAGCAGGTCGCCAGCGGCGCCAGCGTGTCTCAGTTGGTGGCTTTGGTCGCGGGCAGCATCCCCGACGGCACCCGGGTGCTCACCGTGTCCGACGACTTCACCAGCGTCACGTTCCCCTTCGCGGCCCAGGCCCATCGCGGTATCACCGTCACCGAGATCGAACTCGAGAAGCTCGCGTCCACTGTGGACCAAGCCGACCTGATCGCGGTCAGTCTCGTGCAGTCGGCCACGGGCGCCGTGCTCGACACAAGCGTCCTCCGCGAGGCGACTTCAGCCGCAGGCGTCCCGGTGCTGCTTGACGTCAGTCAGGCGGCCGGTTGGCTGCCGCTCTCGCTCGACTGGGCAGACTGGGTCGTGGGCGCCGCCTACAAGTGGCTGCTGTCGCCCCGTGGCGCGGCGTGGCTGGCCGTGCGACCGGACGCGCTTGAGCGCACGCGTCCGCTGGCCGCTAACTGGTACGCCGGAGAGGACCCTTGGGCCTCGATCTACGGACTGCCGTTGCGGTTGGCGAGCGATGCTCGACGTCTTGACCTGTCACCAGCGTGGCTTGCCCAAGTGGGTGCCGCGGCCGCGATTCCTTGGCTGGCAGGGCTGGACTTGGGCGCGGTTCGCGATCATTGCCTGGGGCTTGCCAACGCTGTGCGCCGTGGGCTTGAGCTTCCTGAGGGCGGGTCAGCGATCACCTCTCTTGCCCTCTCGACGGACCAGATCGGGCGATTGCGCGCGGCGGGAGTGCGGTTCAGCATGCGGGCGGGCAGGGCGCGTTTGTCTTTTCACCTCTACAACACCGCGGCTGACGTTGATCTGGTGTTGGACGCGCTCACGTAG